The proteins below are encoded in one region of Streptomyces marianii:
- a CDS encoding WD40 repeat domain-containing protein, translating to MADRSGTIIVDAVTGEVRPLPGTGPVSALLALPSPAGRCLVAGAVRSRLLVWDAAGGELVEERTLPYRNTVTALCLVPLPENRVVVAIATPHEIAFWDPQGWSRMGRIDTPYTAVMTALPQPSGSWLLAAGNGTGMRLWDPLTGRLVHSLLTAAPVTNIVHTAGDTQHVHIAGPAGLATLDWPLKAEPSYLRSTEVGSPRDAKWAMTCSFIASRPNCPCL from the coding sequence GTGGCCGACCGCAGCGGGACGATCATTGTGGATGCCGTTACCGGCGAGGTAAGACCGCTCCCCGGCACCGGGCCGGTCAGCGCGCTGCTGGCGCTGCCGTCCCCCGCCGGCCGCTGCCTGGTGGCGGGGGCGGTGCGCTCCCGGCTGCTGGTGTGGGATGCGGCCGGTGGCGAACTCGTCGAGGAACGCACGCTGCCCTACCGCAACACAGTCACCGCCTTGTGCCTCGTCCCCCTACCCGAAAATCGTGTCGTGGTGGCCATCGCCACACCTCATGAGATCGCGTTCTGGGATCCGCAGGGGTGGAGCCGGATGGGCCGTATCGACACCCCGTACACCGCTGTGATGACCGCACTCCCCCAGCCCTCGGGGTCATGGCTGCTGGCAGCCGGCAACGGCACCGGCATGCGGCTGTGGGACCCTCTCACCGGACGCCTCGTTCATAGCCTGCTCACCGCGGCACCGGTCACCAACATCGTGCACACTGCCGGCGATACGCAGCATGTGCACATTGCCGGGCCGGCAGGACTTGCCACCCTGGACTGGCCGCTGAAGGCAGAACCGTCGTACCTGCGTTCGACAGAAGTCGGTTCGCCTAGAGATGCAAAGTGGGCCATGACCTGCAGCTTCATCGCCTCACGCCCGAATTGCCCGTGTCTCTAG